Proteins co-encoded in one Dreissena polymorpha isolate Duluth1 chromosome 12, UMN_Dpol_1.0, whole genome shotgun sequence genomic window:
- the LOC127853290 gene encoding uncharacterized protein LOC127853290 has protein sequence MVSTSLPGNKVSDEAILHMVKLLSLFYLLIGVGCLATGCLTLKYAAPDISFPYSTGSGLWTGLLTVINAGVGGFLCRFYDSRNPAATKCLVITLYTLVIIDITCGTLHVIYSALGMRKCYSDIRTGHMSCNPEERPRILLTGGFNAAFGIIIAIISIVFTIYISLRQRLHILTGLVTNDEQQGKLVTCCFGKCICYLQGCIVSRNGT, from the exons TATCCACCTCCTTACCCGGTAACAAGGTGTCAGATGAGGCAATCTTGCACATGGTCAAGCTGCTATCGCTGTTCTACCTGCTGATCGGCGTCGGCTGCTTGGCAACTGGATGTCTTACTCTCAAATACGCGGCCCCGGACATCAGCTTCCCGTACTCGACTGGATCTGGCCTTTGGACGGGGCTGTTG ACAGTGATCAACGCGGGTGTTGGTGGGTTTTTATGTCGGTTCTACGACTCCCGGAACCCGGCGGCAACCAAATGTCTG GTAATCACTTTATATACGTTGGTAATAATAGACATCACGTGCGGAACGCTGCACGTGATCTACTCTGCATTGGGCATGCGCAAATGTTATTCGGATATCCGGACTGGTCACATGTCCTGCAATCCTGAAGAACGTCCCCGCATACTGCTAACTGGCGGATTTAATGCAGCGTTCGGAATAATTATCGCAATAATTTCTATTGTGTTTACAATATACATATCTCTAAGACAGCGGTTACATATATTAACAGGATTGGTAACCAATGACGAACAGCAAGGCAAACTAGTGACTTGTTGCTTCGGAaagtgtatttgttatttacaagGTTGTATTGTTTCACGAAATGGTACCTAA